A window of Bacteroidota bacterium contains these coding sequences:
- a CDS encoding NADH-quinone oxidoreductase subunit J, translated as MIFDIVIYTVVFLAIASGILVVTGKSPVTSALALVFNFFCIAFLYLLMEAQFLAAIQVIVYAGAIMVLFLFVIMLLNLQEDITLLESFDLKKGLMVLIAAGFLLQVLYILSLQLPGWSSSPVAGQDFPDLGTAEAIGKALFTRFVFPFEMITVVLLAAVVGAVVLARKKVEND; from the coding sequence ATGATTTTTGATATCGTCATCTACACTGTTGTCTTTCTTGCCATCGCATCGGGTATTCTGGTGGTCACCGGGAAAAGTCCGGTTACCAGTGCCCTCGCGCTGGTTTTTAACTTTTTCTGCATCGCGTTTCTTTACCTGCTGATGGAGGCCCAGTTCCTTGCAGCCATTCAGGTGATTGTCTACGCCGGGGCCATTATGGTCCTCTTCCTTTTCGTCATCATGCTGCTGAATCTTCAGGAAGATATCACGCTTCTCGAAAGCTTTGACCTGAAGAAGGGACTGATGGTCCTGATAGCGGCCGGTTTCCTGCTGCAGGTTCTGTACATCCTGAGTCTCCAGTTGCCCGGATGGTCTTCCTCTCCCGTTGCAGGTCAGGATTTCCCCGATCTTGGTACGGCAGAAGCCATCGGAAAGGCCCTTTTTACCCGTTTTGTATTCCCTTTTGAAATGATCACAGTGGTTCTGCTTGCAGCGGTTGTCGGTGCAGTGGTTCTTGCCAGAAAAAAGGTTGAAAATGATTAA
- the nuoF gene encoding NADH-quinone oxidoreductase subunit NuoF, with translation MGLLDNYEKVLLPDIKDLHKLAVYEEHGGYSGFKKALEQTPDDVINEVKKSGLRGRGGAGFPTGMKWSFMPKGDKVRYLACNGDEGEPGTFKDRQIFEFNPHLFIEGTLIACYAMQIQVAYVYIRGEYVKWINILQKALDEAYAKGYVGKQILGKNFSTEIVIHRGAGAYICGEESSLMNSLEGKRPYPRIKPPFPAQVGLWGQPTTINNIETLSCAAVIMRKGADWFSKVGAEKHPGPVLYGISGHVNKPGVYEGPTGLPLKDLIFDVAGGIRGGKKLKAVIPGGSSTPILTPEMVDKATMDADGLRTVGSMMGTAGIIVMDEDTDLVEVLHTLTKFYHHESCGQCTPCREGTGWLEKVVGKFAARTATSQDYDLLLKICGQMEGRTVCALADAAAWPVRNTITRFKSEFEARMVGSPTAGWEYSMKAVSGV, from the coding sequence ATGGGTTTACTCGATAATTACGAAAAGGTGCTTCTTCCCGATATCAAAGACCTTCATAAACTCGCGGTCTATGAAGAACATGGTGGCTATTCCGGATTTAAAAAAGCGCTGGAACAAACACCCGATGATGTGATTAATGAAGTGAAAAAGTCGGGTCTGCGCGGTCGCGGCGGAGCAGGCTTTCCTACCGGAATGAAATGGAGTTTCATGCCGAAGGGGGATAAGGTTCGCTATCTGGCCTGTAATGGTGATGAAGGCGAACCAGGTACATTCAAAGACCGCCAGATTTTTGAGTTTAATCCCCATCTGTTTATTGAAGGAACCCTGATCGCCTGTTATGCCATGCAGATCCAGGTGGCCTATGTGTACATCCGTGGTGAGTATGTAAAATGGATCAACATCCTTCAGAAAGCTTTGGATGAAGCCTATGCAAAGGGATATGTAGGCAAGCAGATTCTCGGTAAGAATTTTTCAACTGAAATCGTCATTCACCGGGGTGCCGGCGCTTATATCTGCGGCGAAGAATCCTCGCTGATGAATTCACTCGAAGGCAAACGCCCGTATCCGCGGATTAAGCCACCGTTCCCGGCTCAGGTTGGTTTGTGGGGACAGCCCACCACCATCAACAATATCGAAACATTGTCCTGCGCCGCTGTCATCATGCGGAAAGGTGCAGACTGGTTTTCAAAAGTAGGTGCAGAAAAACACCCGGGACCTGTTCTGTACGGTATTTCAGGTCATGTGAACAAACCGGGTGTGTATGAAGGTCCGACCGGATTGCCGTTAAAGGATCTGATTTTTGACGTTGCCGGCGGAATCCGGGGAGGGAAGAAACTGAAAGCCGTGATTCCGGGTGGATCATCCACACCGATTCTCACCCCTGAAATGGTCGATAAAGCCACCATGGATGCCGATGGCCTCCGTACAGTGGGATCCATGATGGGAACGGCCGGAATCATTGTCATGGATGAAGACACCGATCTGGTCGAGGTGCTTCACACCCTCACGAAATTTTATCATCATGAATCCTGCGGCCAGTGCACACCCTGCCGGGAAGGCACCGGATGGCTCGAAAAAGTCGTGGGCAAATTTGCCGCCCGCACAGCCACCAGTCAGGATTATGATCTGCTTCTTAAAATCTGCGGGCAGATGGAAGGAAGAACGGTTTGTGCGCTGGCCGATGCCGCCGCCTGGCCGGTCAGAAACACCATTACCCGTTTTAAATCTGAGTTTGAAGCCCGGATGGTCGGTTCACCCACTGCCGGGTGGGAGTATTCCATGAAGGCGGTTTCGGGTGTTTAA
- the nuoH gene encoding NADH-quinone oxidoreductase subunit NuoH, which produces MTLTLTGHLILALCIFGSLFLFVAYSVYAERKVSARIQNRIGPDRVGPWGLLQPFADILKLLFKEEIIADQASKIVHTLAPGIAVIMAFIIYAMIPIADGLYIADVNIGILYVLGATSIGVYGVTLAGWSSNSKYSLLGSMRASAQMISYELTMGLAIIGIILIGGSLSVVDIVKAQTDNPLYWNIVLQPVGFILFLTASFAETNRLPFDLPESEQELVGGFHTEYSSMRFALFFFAEYTHLVVASSMLATLYLGGYQIPFGSLWLDGAPAWLVAALQVLTFILKMCFFIFVFIWVRWTLPRFKWNHLMELGWKYLLPIGLINVVVTAIVLLIIRSL; this is translated from the coding sequence ATGACCCTTACCCTGACCGGACATCTGATTCTGGCCCTGTGCATTTTCGGGTCTTTGTTTCTGTTCGTTGCCTACTCGGTATATGCCGAACGTAAAGTCTCGGCCCGGATCCAGAACCGGATCGGTCCCGATCGGGTCGGACCGTGGGGACTGCTTCAGCCTTTTGCCGACATTCTGAAACTTCTGTTCAAAGAAGAAATTATTGCCGATCAGGCCAGTAAAATCGTTCATACCCTGGCCCCCGGCATTGCCGTAATCATGGCCTTTATCATTTATGCCATGATCCCCATTGCAGACGGGCTCTACATCGCCGATGTGAATATCGGAATTCTCTATGTGCTGGGTGCTACTTCCATTGGCGTGTACGGTGTCACCCTGGCCGGCTGGTCTTCGAACAGCAAATACTCCCTTCTGGGATCCATGCGGGCTTCTGCTCAGATGATTTCCTATGAACTGACCATGGGACTGGCCATCATCGGCATCATTCTGATCGGTGGGTCCCTGTCGGTGGTCGATATTGTGAAGGCTCAAACCGACAATCCGCTGTACTGGAATATTGTACTTCAGCCGGTGGGTTTTATTCTGTTTCTCACAGCCTCCTTTGCTGAAACCAACCGTCTGCCCTTCGATTTACCCGAATCGGAACAGGAATTGGTCGGAGGTTTCCATACCGAATATTCATCCATGCGGTTTGCCCTGTTCTTTTTCGCCGAATACACCCACCTCGTCGTCGCCAGTTCCATGCTGGCAACCCTGTATCTGGGTGGCTATCAGATTCCGTTCGGATCACTCTGGCTGGATGGGGCCCCGGCATGGCTGGTGGCAGCTCTTCAGGTGCTCACGTTTATCCTGAAAATGTGTTTCTTCATTTTCGTGTTCATCTGGGTCCGCTGGACGCTTCCGCGGTTTAAATGGAATCACCTGATGGAACTGGGTTGGAAGTATCTGTTGCCGATCGGACTGATCAATGTGGTGGTGACCGCCATTGTGCTGCTCATCATCCGGTCCCTGTAA
- a CDS encoding MarC family protein: MSLEVLYQAFIPLFVAFDAPGIIPIFISLTTGMTLKEKRKLGTQSTLTALAVCVIILLAGKLVFSIMGITVDDLRIGGGIILIVLAIYDLVFSSEERKNSNITVGVVPIGVPLIAGPTAITTLLVLNDSYGWMATTISLVLNMIIVFFVFYYSDYVTRFMGRSGSHAFAKVMNLFLAAIAVHMITTGIVNIVNQHS; the protein is encoded by the coding sequence GTGTCCCTTGAAGTACTGTATCAGGCCTTTATTCCCTTATTTGTCGCATTCGATGCACCGGGAATCATCCCGATCTTCATTTCGCTGACAACGGGAATGACCCTGAAGGAAAAGCGCAAACTGGGGACACAATCCACCTTAACCGCGCTGGCTGTTTGTGTCATTATTCTGCTGGCCGGGAAACTGGTCTTTTCCATCATGGGAATCACGGTGGATGACCTCAGAATCGGCGGTGGAATTATTCTGATTGTTCTGGCCATTTACGATCTGGTTTTTTCGTCTGAAGAACGGAAAAACAGCAACATCACCGTCGGGGTTGTGCCCATCGGGGTGCCTCTGATCGCAGGACCGACTGCCATTACCACGCTGTTGGTTTTGAATGATAGTTACGGGTGGATGGCCACCACCATCAGCCTGGTTCTGAATATGATCATTGTGTTCTTTGTATTCTATTATTCAGATTATGTCACCCGGTTTATGGGCCGGTCAGGTTCTCATGCTTTTGCAAAGGTGATGAATCTGTTTCTGGCCGCCATTGCTGTTCACATGATAACCACTGGAATCGTCAATATCGTCAACCAGCACAGTTGA
- a CDS encoding (2Fe-2S)-binding protein: MKIIIDQVEHQVEGKPTILEAAARVGVEIPHFCYHPGLSISGNCRMCLVEAGTPKMGPNGPELDADGKPVIMWMPKPITSCSTPASEGMVVRTHKTSKVIEDAQKGVLEFILINHPLDCPICDQAGECPLQENTFKYGPEGSRFEFEKNHKPKRVELGPNVVFDAERCINCTRCVRFCDEVAKAPQLTVIERGDHNYIATFPGKELDNPYSMNVIDICPVGALTSKHFRFKARVWEMSETDSVCTGCARGCNTKTWVKNNEILRVTPRENPQVNQWWMCDEGRLNIKWMNENRVSGPHRVASGSRTSLTWEDARTSLSAAISANAAKTAVVVSPYATLEDSFAAIQTFRQAGVTRFARYRHEKGSDDHLLIRADKTPNQTALDLLEPLAGTYLSPAQLASAIESGDIATLVVIEENPFANGLTAAHRSKLSQVISFSYNWDETASVADLVFPAAVVAETSGTFINAQGIAQRVKPSKTVTHQNRTLMRETGLSRWDKHAWKHDKWAKPVNVVDAKPTWEILSGLNGEPVFQSPDAILKMASGLIPSLKGLSHGTMGTTGVKIQTGEVIKS, translated from the coding sequence ATGAAAATTATTATTGATCAGGTAGAACATCAGGTTGAAGGAAAACCCACCATTCTCGAGGCGGCTGCCCGGGTCGGTGTGGAAATCCCTCATTTCTGTTACCACCCCGGACTTTCCATTTCGGGTAACTGCCGCATGTGTCTGGTGGAAGCCGGTACACCGAAGATGGGTCCGAACGGACCCGAACTGGATGCCGACGGAAAGCCCGTCATCATGTGGATGCCCAAACCCATTACCTCCTGTTCCACGCCTGCCAGTGAAGGCATGGTGGTCCGGACTCATAAAACCTCTAAGGTGATTGAAGATGCCCAGAAAGGGGTTCTTGAGTTTATCCTCATAAACCACCCCCTCGACTGTCCCATCTGCGATCAGGCGGGTGAATGTCCCCTGCAGGAAAATACATTCAAATACGGTCCGGAAGGATCCCGTTTCGAGTTCGAAAAGAACCACAAACCCAAACGCGTTGAACTGGGCCCGAACGTGGTGTTCGATGCGGAACGCTGCATCAATTGCACCCGGTGTGTCCGGTTCTGTGATGAAGTGGCCAAAGCGCCTCAGTTGACGGTCATTGAGCGGGGAGATCATAACTACATTGCCACGTTCCCCGGAAAGGAACTCGATAATCCGTACTCGATGAATGTCATCGATATCTGTCCGGTCGGGGCCCTGACCAGCAAGCACTTCCGGTTCAAAGCCAGAGTCTGGGAAATGTCAGAAACCGATTCGGTCTGCACCGGCTGTGCCAGAGGTTGTAACACCAAGACCTGGGTGAAAAACAATGAAATTCTGCGGGTGACCCCACGCGAAAATCCGCAGGTCAATCAGTGGTGGATGTGCGATGAAGGTCGCCTGAATATTAAGTGGATGAATGAAAACCGGGTCAGCGGTCCGCATCGGGTTGCTTCCGGTTCCAGAACATCCCTGACCTGGGAAGATGCCAGAACAAGCTTATCTGCTGCGATATCTGCAAACGCTGCTAAAACAGCGGTGGTGGTATCGCCTTATGCAACTCTCGAAGATTCCTTTGCTGCCATTCAGACATTCAGACAGGCTGGTGTGACCCGGTTTGCCCGGTACCGTCATGAAAAGGGCAGTGATGACCATCTGCTGATCCGGGCGGATAAGACGCCCAATCAGACAGCCCTCGATCTGCTCGAACCGCTTGCAGGAACCTACCTGTCACCGGCTCAGCTTGCCAGTGCCATTGAATCGGGTGACATTGCCACTCTGGTGGTGATCGAGGAAAATCCGTTTGCAAACGGACTGACCGCTGCGCACCGATCAAAACTGAGTCAGGTCATTTCATTCAGCTACAACTGGGATGAAACCGCCTCGGTGGCCGATCTGGTATTCCCGGCAGCCGTGGTGGCCGAAACATCGGGCACCTTCATCAATGCACAGGGAATTGCTCAGCGTGTGAAACCATCAAAAACCGTTACCCATCAGAACCGGACGCTTATGCGTGAAACCGGCCTTTCCCGCTGGGACAAACATGCGTGGAAACATGACAAATGGGCCAAACCGGTGAATGTGGTAGATGCAAAACCGACCTGGGAAATCCTGTCAGGATTGAACGGGGAACCTGTGTTCCAATCGCCCGATGCCATTCTGAAAATGGCTTCTGGTCTGATTCCTTCACTCAAAGGATTGTCTCACGGCACCATGGGAACAACAGGTGTGAAAATTCAAACCGGAGAGGTTATTAAATCATGA
- the nuoE gene encoding NADH-quinone oxidoreductase subunit NuoE, with protein MFQFTAENLKRIEAERKKYPTADSAVMPVLWIAHEQNGNWISGEAIQAVADVLAIPVANVYGVVSFYTMYNKQPVGKYHLQVCANVSCSLNGARSILHHLETELKVKHGETTADQLFTVSEVECLGSCGTAPAMQVNDDYVENLTIQKVDALLKELGR; from the coding sequence TTCAGTTCACAGCAGAAAATTTAAAACGGATCGAGGCGGAGCGGAAGAAATATCCCACTGCAGATTCAGCGGTTATGCCGGTTCTATGGATTGCCCACGAACAAAACGGAAATTGGATCTCCGGTGAGGCCATTCAGGCCGTTGCTGACGTTCTGGCCATTCCGGTTGCCAACGTGTATGGTGTGGTTTCTTTCTATACCATGTACAACAAACAACCGGTTGGGAAATATCACCTTCAGGTTTGTGCGAATGTTTCCTGCAGCCTGAATGGGGCCCGGTCCATCCTTCATCACCTGGAAACCGAACTGAAAGTGAAACACGGCGAAACCACGGCTGATCAGCTGTTTACGGTTTCAGAAGTGGAATGTCTGGGATCCTGCGGAACAGCCCCGGCCATGCAGGTCAATGATGATTATGTGGAAAACCTGACCATCCAGAAAGTGGATGCGTTACTGAAAGAGTTGGGACGGTAA
- the nuoK gene encoding NADH-quinone oxidoreductase subunit NuoK, with amino-acid sequence MINQHLDTIILLSGVLFTIGVLGVLTRKNAITIFMSVELMLNSVNLALIAFSRLHNDVTGQMLVIFVMAIAAAEVAVGLAIVISIFRNRQTANVNEINLLRW; translated from the coding sequence ATGATTAATCAACACCTGGATACCATTATCCTGCTCTCCGGGGTCCTGTTTACCATCGGGGTGCTCGGGGTTCTTACCCGGAAAAATGCCATTACCATTTTTATGAGCGTCGAACTCATGCTGAATTCGGTCAATTTGGCATTGATTGCCTTTTCCAGACTGCACAATGATGTCACCGGTCAGATGCTGGTCATCTTTGTGATGGCCATTGCCGCAGCCGAGGTGGCCGTCGGTCTGGCCATTGTCATTTCCATCTTCCGGAACCGGCAAACGGCTAATGTTAACGAAATTAATCTGCTTCGGTGGTAA
- a CDS encoding class I SAM-dependent methyltransferase: MFNLVTRQDFFDIAVKIERKGFSLPRFGVKNQIRRKWNSESSAAGSFWDFPWLEGLWNREITGDESAGYREWLAKTFCPDQSDALSVGCGDGSAEEKWFRTGQFHRVTGLDIADERIRKARDRFNNLNPGLQFVTGDFLTDPVDDYQVLIFEHAFHHLFPMDKVIRKVKEALQPGKQVLMIDYFGPDRFQWEKELLQEANEVLASWPDEWKRIPGTTRTKNRIGSPGLLRMRWSDPSEAAESAGSLQKLRANFNIRFEKVISGTLLHVVFKDIAGNFMSEETRPAVLEVLNREKKLIESGRVNGHFRALVIEGRQ, encoded by the coding sequence GTGTTTAATCTGGTCACGCGCCAGGATTTCTTTGACATCGCTGTTAAAATTGAACGCAAAGGATTCTCACTTCCGCGGTTTGGCGTGAAAAACCAGATCAGAAGAAAGTGGAATTCAGAGTCGTCTGCCGCCGGAAGTTTCTGGGATTTCCCCTGGCTGGAAGGTTTGTGGAACCGGGAAATAACCGGTGATGAATCTGCCGGATACCGGGAGTGGTTAGCAAAAACCTTTTGCCCTGATCAGTCTGACGCCCTGTCGGTGGGTTGCGGAGATGGATCTGCAGAGGAAAAATGGTTTCGGACCGGACAGTTTCACCGGGTAACCGGTCTGGATATTGCCGATGAAAGAATCCGTAAGGCCAGAGACCGTTTTAATAACCTGAACCCCGGTTTGCAATTCGTAACCGGCGATTTTCTGACGGATCCGGTTGATGACTATCAGGTTCTGATTTTTGAACATGCCTTTCATCACCTGTTCCCGATGGATAAGGTCATCAGGAAAGTTAAGGAGGCTCTTCAGCCGGGCAAACAGGTTCTCATGATTGACTATTTCGGCCCGGATCGGTTTCAGTGGGAAAAGGAGTTGCTTCAGGAAGCCAATGAGGTGCTTGCCTCCTGGCCGGATGAGTGGAAACGGATTCCCGGTACCACACGAACAAAAAACCGGATAGGTTCTCCCGGGTTGCTCAGGATGCGGTGGTCCGATCCGTCGGAAGCAGCAGAATCAGCAGGTAGTCTCCAGAAATTGCGTGCCAATTTTAACATCAGATTCGAAAAAGTGATCAGCGGTACCTTGCTGCATGTGGTTTTTAAGGACATCGCCGGAAATTTTATGTCGGAAGAAACCAGACCTGCGGTTCTGGAAGTGTTGAACAGGGAAAAGAAATTGATAGAATCCGGACGGGTAAACGGCCATTTCAGAGCCCTCGTCATTGAAGGCCGACAGTAG